Proteins encoded in a region of the Methanofollis tationis genome:
- a CDS encoding IS256 family transposase: protein MDPLALIEDYLSDNENGMKTLITWFLNQVMLLEALHQAGAEQYERTDARKAHRNGYKKRSLKTRYGETILQKPQFREFPFETQVFGRYSRVEKALENAIFESYLQGVSTRRIQEIVAHFGIEQLSPASVSRIAKDLDEQVHAFLQRPIEQEIPYLFVDASYYKVREGPRYITKALLVIAGVRMDGYREILGARITDCENEMFWSGLFEDLKERGLVGVKMVVSDGHAGIQKAAEATFLGASWQMCSVHCTRAVLKNIPRKHQKEVAESLKEAYGDEERLQELADDLNERGYRKAANTIERFIPGLMSYTAFPKEHAKRIRTTNMMERVNKELKRRTKVVGAFPNEESLLRLAGSILMDINEEWVTGRRYLTMEGE from the coding sequence ATGGATCCCTTAGCGTTAATCGAAGATTATCTTTCCGATAATGAGAATGGCATGAAGACCCTCATCACCTGGTTCCTCAACCAGGTGATGCTGCTCGAAGCCCTCCACCAGGCGGGAGCCGAGCAGTATGAACGAACCGATGCGCGGAAGGCTCACCGAAACGGCTACAAGAAGCGCTCTCTAAAAACCCGATATGGAGAAACGATCCTCCAGAAACCACAATTCCGAGAGTTCCCCTTCGAAACACAGGTATTTGGACGCTATTCCCGGGTTGAGAAGGCTCTTGAGAATGCTATCTTTGAATCCTACCTTCAGGGAGTCTCAACCCGCCGGATCCAGGAGATTGTTGCTCATTTTGGCATCGAACAACTCTCTCCTGCTTCAGTATCCAGGATAGCAAAGGACCTCGATGAACAGGTCCATGCATTCCTTCAGAGGCCGATTGAACAGGAGATTCCCTATCTCTTTGTGGATGCTTCGTACTACAAAGTCAGAGAGGGACCACGCTACATCACCAAAGCTCTTCTGGTGATCGCCGGTGTTCGAATGGATGGCTACCGGGAAATCCTGGGAGCTAGAATCACTGATTGTGAAAATGAGATGTTCTGGTCGGGATTGTTCGAAGACCTCAAAGAACGAGGATTGGTGGGTGTCAAGATGGTTGTCTCAGATGGTCATGCCGGGATCCAGAAGGCGGCGGAAGCCACCTTCCTCGGCGCATCGTGGCAGATGTGCTCGGTCCATTGCACCCGGGCGGTTTTAAAGAATATTCCACGGAAACATCAGAAAGAAGTTGCTGAGTCCTTGAAGGAGGCATATGGGGACGAGGAGAGACTGCAGGAGCTTGCAGACGATCTGAACGAACGAGGATATCGGAAAGCGGCCAATACGATCGAGAGATTCATCCCGGGACTTATGAGTTACACGGCGTTCCCGAAAGAGCACGCAAAGCGGATCCGAACGACGAACATGATGGAAAGAGTCAACAAGGAACTGAAACGGAGAACCAAAGTTGTAGGGGCCTTTCCCAATGAAGAGTCACTCCTCAGGCTGGCAGGATCCATCCTGATGGACATCAATGAGGAGTGGGTGACCGGCAGAAGATATTTGACGATGGAGGGGGAATGA
- a CDS encoding M24 family metallopeptidase, whose product MKRLDDAISAAGCAAYVAYASSKDADFRYLTQFQVSDPLLYVKRLGQEPGLVVPQMEYARAAAEAAAVPVTRAESGYLAYLDEDKEPWKALAHTAAALAGGPVLVPGTLPYRLGRLLEGYGEVVVDTNGAVGAMRAVKTSHELAAIRAAQRATAAAMDLGIAMIRRSSAKGGVLVLDGEALTSERVKATMHTSLMGQGYIARETIVACGEESAMPHRQGAGPLRPDEPIVIDLFPQHEETGYYADMSRTVVKGEPSPEIADMHRSVLEAQTLGKSLIRAGVPGADLHAAVVKHFDDQGYESGAQGFVHSLGHGVGLEIHEAPSLSPSGGPLAAGNVVTVEPGLYYAGIGGVRIEDMGAVTAGGFDCYTDYTRDLIL is encoded by the coding sequence ATGAAAAGACTGGACGATGCGATATCTGCCGCCGGATGCGCCGCCTACGTGGCCTATGCCTCATCAAAGGACGCGGACTTCAGGTACCTCACGCAGTTCCAGGTCTCCGACCCCCTCCTGTACGTGAAGCGCCTCGGGCAAGAGCCCGGACTCGTCGTCCCGCAGATGGAGTACGCCCGCGCGGCGGCCGAAGCGGCGGCAGTGCCGGTGACCAGGGCAGAGTCAGGCTACCTTGCATACCTGGACGAGGACAAAGAGCCCTGGAAGGCGCTGGCGCACACCGCCGCCGCCCTCGCAGGCGGGCCGGTGCTCGTCCCGGGCACCCTCCCGTACCGCCTCGGCCGCCTCCTCGAAGGTTACGGCGAGGTCGTCGTCGATACCAATGGGGCAGTCGGAGCGATGCGGGCCGTCAAGACCTCGCACGAACTCGCCGCCATCAGGGCGGCGCAACGGGCGACGGCGGCGGCGATGGACCTCGGGATCGCCATGATCCGCCGCTCCTCCGCAAAAGGCGGAGTCCTCGTCCTCGACGGCGAGGCCCTCACCTCAGAACGGGTGAAGGCGACGATGCACACCTCGCTGATGGGGCAGGGCTATATCGCCCGCGAGACGATCGTCGCCTGCGGGGAGGAGTCGGCGATGCCCCACCGGCAGGGCGCCGGCCCTCTCAGGCCCGACGAACCGATCGTCATCGACCTCTTCCCGCAGCACGAAGAGACCGGCTACTACGCCGACATGTCCAGGACCGTCGTGAAGGGCGAACCCTCCCCCGAGATTGCGGATATGCACCGCTCGGTCCTGGAGGCGCAGACCCTCGGCAAATCCCTCATCCGCGCCGGCGTCCCGGGCGCCGACCTCCATGCCGCCGTCGTCAAACACTTCGACGACCAGGGCTACGAGAGCGGGGCGCAGGGGTTCGTCCACAGCCTCGGCCACGGCGTCGGGCTCGAGATTCACGAAGCCCCATCCCTCTCCCCCTCGGGCGGCCCCCTGGCCGCCGGCAACGTCGTCACCGTCGAGCCCGGCCTCTACTACGCCGGGATCGGCGGGGTGCGGATCGAGGACATGGGCGCTGTCACCGCCGGGGGATTTGACTGTTACACCGATTACACCAGAGACCTGATCCTATGA
- a CDS encoding HigA family addiction module antitoxin, translating into MTEGRKKFSPDWISPPGDTIADLLEERGWTQKEFAKRMGSSTKQISLLINGKAPITQETALKLERVVGSTAGFWLNREIQYRERLHRLQDSQNLEEWVGWLNELPVKELMDAEAIEKVRLTSKNKPDVVDNVLHFYGVASPDDWRAQYQNMAVAFRSAKKEHDIGSVSAWLRLGEVKTENTEMSPYNASRFAKLLENIRSLTTKDPDVFKDEMQRFCKGAGVSLIFIPAIPRAHVSGAARWLNGRPLIQLSFYGKTNDKFWFSFFHEAAHILKHGRHAVFLDDSLDPNSGHSEEEDEANDFASEILIPSRYNEYLPKLRSKRAVKEFSAMIGIHPGIVVGRLQHEGLIKPSWMNDLKEHF; encoded by the coding sequence ATGACTGAGGGGAGAAAAAAATTTTCTCCAGATTGGATCTCGCCTCCCGGGGACACCATTGCAGATCTCCTGGAGGAGCGTGGCTGGACGCAAAAAGAGTTTGCAAAGAGAATGGGTAGTTCCACAAAGCAAATCAGTCTCCTCATTAACGGAAAAGCACCGATTACTCAGGAAACCGCGTTGAAACTTGAGCGCGTCGTTGGAAGCACCGCAGGATTCTGGCTGAACCGGGAGATCCAATACCGGGAACGCCTTCACCGTTTGCAAGACTCGCAGAACCTTGAAGAGTGGGTCGGCTGGCTCAATGAATTGCCCGTCAAAGAATTGATGGATGCGGAGGCTATTGAGAAGGTCCGATTAACTTCGAAAAATAAGCCAGACGTGGTGGATAACGTGCTCCACTTTTATGGCGTTGCCTCTCCCGATGACTGGAGGGCACAATATCAGAATATGGCGGTAGCATTTCGCTCTGCAAAGAAAGAACACGATATCGGGTCTGTGTCGGCATGGTTGCGCCTGGGCGAAGTAAAAACAGAGAACACCGAAATGTCTCCCTATAATGCTTCCAGATTTGCGAAATTACTTGAAAACATTCGGAGCCTGACGACAAAAGATCCCGATGTATTCAAAGATGAGATGCAGCGGTTTTGCAAAGGCGCAGGGGTGTCGTTGATATTTATTCCGGCAATCCCGCGAGCGCATGTCAGCGGAGCGGCACGCTGGTTGAACGGGCGTCCTCTCATACAGTTGTCGTTCTACGGGAAGACGAACGATAAATTCTGGTTTAGTTTCTTTCATGAGGCGGCCCACATTCTGAAGCATGGCAGGCACGCAGTGTTTCTGGACGATTCTCTCGATCCGAATAGTGGGCATTCCGAAGAGGAAGATGAGGCAAATGATTTTGCGAGCGAAATTCTCATTCCCTCCAGATATAATGAATATTTGCCGAAATTGCGGTCCAAACGCGCTGTGAAAGAATTCTCGGCAATGATCGGTATTCATCCAGGAATTGTCGTCGGCCGTTTGCAGCATGAAGGGCTCATTAAACCCTCATGGATGAATGACCTCAAAGAACATTTTTAG